One window from the genome of Mustela lutreola isolate mMusLut2 chromosome 11, mMusLut2.pri, whole genome shotgun sequence encodes:
- the DSC2 gene encoding desmocollin-2 isoform X3 → MASARPARSRSGAQCWQLLLTLSILTFACDACKKVILHVPSQLDAEKFVGRVNLKECFKSANLIHSSDPDFQILEDGSIYATNAILLSSEERSFTILLYNTENHEERKLHVLLQHQTKVLKKRHSKEKVLRRAKRRWAPIPCSMQENSLGPFPLFLQQIQSDTAQNYTIFYSIRGPGVDREPMNLFYVERDTGNLYCTRPVDREEYESFELIAFATTPDGYTPELPLPLLIRIEDENDNYPIFTETTYVFTVSENCRVGSTVGQVCATDKDEPDTMHTRLKYSIIEQLPAYPTLFSMHPTTGVITTSSSQLDRELIDKYQLKIKVQDMGGQYFGLQTTSTCIINIGDANDNLPTFTRTSYVTSVEENTVDVEILRVTVEDKDLMNTANWRANYTILKGNENGNFKIVTDPKTNEGVLCVVKPLNYEEREQVNLQIGVVNEAPYSKEASSQSIMSTATVTVNVKNQDEGPECSPLVQTVQIKENVPVGTKSRGYKAYDPETRSSSGIRYKKLTDPKGWVTINENEGSITVFRNLDREAESVQGGIYNITILASDKDGRTCTGTLGIILEDVNDNGPVIPKRTVVICKPVLASADIVAVDPDEPANGPPFDFSLDSDADSDIERKWRLKKINDTAARLFFQEDLPFGTYQVPVRVTDRHGVSLITPLTVKLCDCVTENDCTLRTDPRIGHGEVRLGKWAILAILLGIALLFCILFTLVCGGTGAAKQPKVFPDDLAQQNLIVSNTEAPGDDKICSTNGFTTHTAGCSAQGICGTMGSGVKNGGQETIEMVKGGHQTMDSCRGTGHHHTLDSCRGGPVEVDNCRYTYSEWHNYTQPRLGEESIRGHTLIKN, encoded by the exons ATGGCGTCCGCCCGCCCCGCACGCTCCCGGAGCGGAGCCCAGTGCTGGCAACTGCTGCTGACCCTCTCG ATCTTAACATTTGCCTGTGACGCCTGCAAAAAAGTCATACTACATGTTCCCTCCCAACTAGATGCTGAGAAATTTGTTGGTAGAg TTAACCTGAAGGAGTGCTTTAAATCTGCAAATCTAATTCATTCAAGTGATCCTGATTTCCAAATTTTAGAAGACGGTTCCATCTATGCAACAAATGCCATTCTTTTGTCGTCTGAGGAGAGAAGTTTTACCATATTACTTTACAACACTGAGAACCATGAAGAAAGGAAGCTGCATGTTCTTTTACAGCATCAAACAAAG GTATTAAAGAAGAGGCATTCTAAAGAAAAAGTTCTAAGACGTGCCAAGAGAAGATGGGCTCCTATTCCTTGTTCAATGCAGGAGAATTCCTTGGGTCCTTTCCCACTTTTTCTTCAACAG ATTCAATCTGACACTGCACAAAACTACACTATATTCTATTCCATAAGAGGACCTGGGGTGGATCGAGAGCCTATGAATTTGTTTTATGTGGAGAGAGATACTGGAAACCTGTATTGTACTCGTCCTGTAGATCGTGAGGAGTATGAATCCTTTGAG CTAATTGCCTTTGCCACAACTCCAGATGGATATACTCCAGAGCTTCCCCTGCCCTTGTTAATAAGAATTGAGGATGAAAATGATAACTATCCAATTTTTACAGAAACAACTTATGTTTTTACAGTTTCTGAAAATTGCAGAGTTG GTTCTACCGTGGGACAGGTATGTGCGACGGACAAAGATGAACCTGACACGATGCACACGCGTCTCAAGTACTCCATCATCGAGCAGTTGCCAGCATACCCCACACTCTTTTCCATGCATCCAACTACAGGCGTTATCACCACGTCCTCATCTCAGCTAGACAGAGAG ctAATTGATAAAtaccagttaaaaataaaagtacaagaCATGGGTGGTCAGTATTTCGGTTTGCAGACAACTTCAACTTGCATCATAAATATTGGAGATGCAAATGACAACTTGCCAACTTTTACCCGTACTTCT tatGTGACGTCAGTGGAAGAAAATACAGTTGATGTGGAAATCTTACGTGTTACTGTGGAGGATAAGGACTTAATGAATACTGCTAATTGGAGAGCGAATTATACCATTTTAAAGGGCAAtgaaaatgggaattttaaaatagtaacagaCCCCAAAACCAATGAAGGAGTTCTGTGTGTGGTTAAG CCACTGAATTATGAAGAAAGAGAACAGGTGAATCTACAGATTGGGGTTGTTAATGAAGCTCCGTATTCTAAAGAGGCGAGTTCACAATCCATCATGAGCACGGCGACAGTTACTGTTAATGTAAAAAATCAGGACGAGGGCCCTGAGTGTAGCCCTTTGGTGCAAACCgttcaaattaaagaaaatgtgcCAGTGGGAACAAAGAGCCGTGGATATAAAGCATATGACCCCGAAACAAGAAGTAGCAGTGGCATAAG GTATAAGAAATTAACTGATCCAAAAGGATGGGTCACTATTAATGAAAACGAAGGATCAATCACAGTTTTCAGAAACCTGGACAGAGAGGCGGAAAGTGTCCAAGGTGGCATATATAATATCACAATTCTTGCATCAGACAAAG ATGGGAGAACCTGTACTGGAACACTGGGAATTATACTTGAAGATGTGAACGATAATGGCCCTGTGATACCCAAACGGACAGTAGTAATCTGCAAACCCGTCCTGGCGTCTGCGGATATCGTTGCCGTTGATCCCGACGAGCCTGCGAACGGCCCGCCCTTTGACTTCAGTTTGGACAGCGATGCTGATTCAGACATAGAAAGAAAGTGgagattgaaaaaaattaacG atacGGCTGCTCGTCTTTTCTTTCAGGAGGACCTTCCATTTGGAACATATCAAGTACCTGTCAGAGTCACAGACAGACATGGTGTGTCGCTCATTACTCCACTAACTGTTAAGTTATGTGACTGTGTTACTGAAAATGACTGCACGCTTCGCACAGACCCGAGGATCGGCCACGGAGAAGTGAGACTCGGAAAGTGGGCCATCCTCGCCATATTGTTGGGCATAGCCTTGCTCTTTT GTATCCTGTTTACCTTAGTCTGTGGGGGTACTGGGGCAGCTAAGCAGCCCAAAGTATTTCCTGATGATTTAGCCCAGCAGAACCTCATTGTGTCAAACACGGAAGCTCCAGGAGATGACAAAATA TGTTCCACCAATGGTTTCACAACGCATACTGCGGGCTGTTCGGCTCAGGGAATTTGTGGTACCATGGGATCAGGAGTGAAAAATGGAGGGCAGGAGACCATTGAAATGGTGAAAGGCGGACACCAGACCATGGATTCGTGCCGGGGAACTGGGCACCATCACACCCTGGATTCCTGCCGGGGAGGACCGGTGGAGGTGGACAACTGCCGATATACCTACTCCGAGTGGCATAATTACACTCAGCCTCGTCTTGGTGAA GAATCCATTAGAGGACACACtctgattaaaaattaa
- the DSC2 gene encoding desmocollin-2 isoform X2, whose amino-acid sequence MASARPARSRSGAQCWQLLLTLSILTFACDACKKVILHVPSQLDAEKFVGRVNLKECFKSANLIHSSDPDFQILEDGSIYATNAILLSSEERSFTILLYNTENHEERKLHVLLQHQTKKRHSKEKVLRRAKRRWAPIPCSMQENSLGPFPLFLQQIQSDTAQNYTIFYSIRGPGVDREPMNLFYVERDTGNLYCTRPVDREEYESFELIAFATTPDGYTPELPLPLLIRIEDENDNYPIFTETTYVFTVSENCRVGSTVGQVCATDKDEPDTMHTRLKYSIIEQLPAYPTLFSMHPTTGVITTSSSQLDRELIDKYQLKIKVQDMGGQYFGLQTTSTCIINIGDANDNLPTFTRTSYVTSVEENTVDVEILRVTVEDKDLMNTANWRANYTILKGNENGNFKIVTDPKTNEGVLCVVKPLNYEEREQVNLQIGVVNEAPYSKEASSQSIMSTATVTVNVKNQDEGPECSPLVQTVQIKENVPVGTKSRGYKAYDPETRSSSGIRYKKLTDPKGWVTINENEGSITVFRNLDREAESVQGGIYNITILASDKDGRTCTGTLGIILEDVNDNGPVIPKRTVVICKPVLASADIVAVDPDEPANGPPFDFSLDSDADSDIERKWRLKKINDTAARLFFQEDLPFGTYQVPVRVTDRHGVSLITPLTVKLCDCVTENDCTLRTDPRIGHGEVRLGKWAILAILLGIALLFCILFTLVCGGTGAAKQPKVFPDDLAQQNLIVSNTEAPGDDKICSTNGFTTHTAGCSAQGICGTMGSGVKNGGQETIEMVKGGHQTMDSCRGTGHHHTLDSCRGGPVEVDNCRYTYSEWHNYTQPRLGEKVQLCNQDDKHGHAQDYVLTYNYEGKGSVAGSIGCCSERQEEDGLEFLDHLEPKFRTLAEACIKR is encoded by the exons ATGGCGTCCGCCCGCCCCGCACGCTCCCGGAGCGGAGCCCAGTGCTGGCAACTGCTGCTGACCCTCTCG ATCTTAACATTTGCCTGTGACGCCTGCAAAAAAGTCATACTACATGTTCCCTCCCAACTAGATGCTGAGAAATTTGTTGGTAGAg TTAACCTGAAGGAGTGCTTTAAATCTGCAAATCTAATTCATTCAAGTGATCCTGATTTCCAAATTTTAGAAGACGGTTCCATCTATGCAACAAATGCCATTCTTTTGTCGTCTGAGGAGAGAAGTTTTACCATATTACTTTACAACACTGAGAACCATGAAGAAAGGAAGCTGCATGTTCTTTTACAGCATCAAACAAAG AAGAGGCATTCTAAAGAAAAAGTTCTAAGACGTGCCAAGAGAAGATGGGCTCCTATTCCTTGTTCAATGCAGGAGAATTCCTTGGGTCCTTTCCCACTTTTTCTTCAACAG ATTCAATCTGACACTGCACAAAACTACACTATATTCTATTCCATAAGAGGACCTGGGGTGGATCGAGAGCCTATGAATTTGTTTTATGTGGAGAGAGATACTGGAAACCTGTATTGTACTCGTCCTGTAGATCGTGAGGAGTATGAATCCTTTGAG CTAATTGCCTTTGCCACAACTCCAGATGGATATACTCCAGAGCTTCCCCTGCCCTTGTTAATAAGAATTGAGGATGAAAATGATAACTATCCAATTTTTACAGAAACAACTTATGTTTTTACAGTTTCTGAAAATTGCAGAGTTG GTTCTACCGTGGGACAGGTATGTGCGACGGACAAAGATGAACCTGACACGATGCACACGCGTCTCAAGTACTCCATCATCGAGCAGTTGCCAGCATACCCCACACTCTTTTCCATGCATCCAACTACAGGCGTTATCACCACGTCCTCATCTCAGCTAGACAGAGAG ctAATTGATAAAtaccagttaaaaataaaagtacaagaCATGGGTGGTCAGTATTTCGGTTTGCAGACAACTTCAACTTGCATCATAAATATTGGAGATGCAAATGACAACTTGCCAACTTTTACCCGTACTTCT tatGTGACGTCAGTGGAAGAAAATACAGTTGATGTGGAAATCTTACGTGTTACTGTGGAGGATAAGGACTTAATGAATACTGCTAATTGGAGAGCGAATTATACCATTTTAAAGGGCAAtgaaaatgggaattttaaaatagtaacagaCCCCAAAACCAATGAAGGAGTTCTGTGTGTGGTTAAG CCACTGAATTATGAAGAAAGAGAACAGGTGAATCTACAGATTGGGGTTGTTAATGAAGCTCCGTATTCTAAAGAGGCGAGTTCACAATCCATCATGAGCACGGCGACAGTTACTGTTAATGTAAAAAATCAGGACGAGGGCCCTGAGTGTAGCCCTTTGGTGCAAACCgttcaaattaaagaaaatgtgcCAGTGGGAACAAAGAGCCGTGGATATAAAGCATATGACCCCGAAACAAGAAGTAGCAGTGGCATAAG GTATAAGAAATTAACTGATCCAAAAGGATGGGTCACTATTAATGAAAACGAAGGATCAATCACAGTTTTCAGAAACCTGGACAGAGAGGCGGAAAGTGTCCAAGGTGGCATATATAATATCACAATTCTTGCATCAGACAAAG ATGGGAGAACCTGTACTGGAACACTGGGAATTATACTTGAAGATGTGAACGATAATGGCCCTGTGATACCCAAACGGACAGTAGTAATCTGCAAACCCGTCCTGGCGTCTGCGGATATCGTTGCCGTTGATCCCGACGAGCCTGCGAACGGCCCGCCCTTTGACTTCAGTTTGGACAGCGATGCTGATTCAGACATAGAAAGAAAGTGgagattgaaaaaaattaacG atacGGCTGCTCGTCTTTTCTTTCAGGAGGACCTTCCATTTGGAACATATCAAGTACCTGTCAGAGTCACAGACAGACATGGTGTGTCGCTCATTACTCCACTAACTGTTAAGTTATGTGACTGTGTTACTGAAAATGACTGCACGCTTCGCACAGACCCGAGGATCGGCCACGGAGAAGTGAGACTCGGAAAGTGGGCCATCCTCGCCATATTGTTGGGCATAGCCTTGCTCTTTT GTATCCTGTTTACCTTAGTCTGTGGGGGTACTGGGGCAGCTAAGCAGCCCAAAGTATTTCCTGATGATTTAGCCCAGCAGAACCTCATTGTGTCAAACACGGAAGCTCCAGGAGATGACAAAATA TGTTCCACCAATGGTTTCACAACGCATACTGCGGGCTGTTCGGCTCAGGGAATTTGTGGTACCATGGGATCAGGAGTGAAAAATGGAGGGCAGGAGACCATTGAAATGGTGAAAGGCGGACACCAGACCATGGATTCGTGCCGGGGAACTGGGCACCATCACACCCTGGATTCCTGCCGGGGAGGACCGGTGGAGGTGGACAACTGCCGATATACCTACTCCGAGTGGCATAATTACACTCAGCCTCGTCTTGGTGAA AAGGTGCAACTGTGTAATCAGGATGACAAGCATGGACATGCTCAAGACTATGTCCTTACGTATAACTACGAAGGCAAAGGATCGGTGGCTGGTTCTATAGGTTGTTGCAGTGAACGACAAGAAGAGGATGGGCTTGAGTTTTTGGATCATTTGGAACCCAAGTTTAGGACACTAGCAGAAGCATGCATAAAGAGATGA
- the DSC2 gene encoding desmocollin-2 isoform X4, with product MASARPARSRSGAQCWQLLLTLSILTFACDACKKVILHVPSQLDAEKFVGRVNLKECFKSANLIHSSDPDFQILEDGSIYATNAILLSSEERSFTILLYNTENHEERKLHVLLQHQTKKRHSKEKVLRRAKRRWAPIPCSMQENSLGPFPLFLQQIQSDTAQNYTIFYSIRGPGVDREPMNLFYVERDTGNLYCTRPVDREEYESFELIAFATTPDGYTPELPLPLLIRIEDENDNYPIFTETTYVFTVSENCRVGSTVGQVCATDKDEPDTMHTRLKYSIIEQLPAYPTLFSMHPTTGVITTSSSQLDRELIDKYQLKIKVQDMGGQYFGLQTTSTCIINIGDANDNLPTFTRTSYVTSVEENTVDVEILRVTVEDKDLMNTANWRANYTILKGNENGNFKIVTDPKTNEGVLCVVKPLNYEEREQVNLQIGVVNEAPYSKEASSQSIMSTATVTVNVKNQDEGPECSPLVQTVQIKENVPVGTKSRGYKAYDPETRSSSGIRYKKLTDPKGWVTINENEGSITVFRNLDREAESVQGGIYNITILASDKDGRTCTGTLGIILEDVNDNGPVIPKRTVVICKPVLASADIVAVDPDEPANGPPFDFSLDSDADSDIERKWRLKKINDTAARLFFQEDLPFGTYQVPVRVTDRHGVSLITPLTVKLCDCVTENDCTLRTDPRIGHGEVRLGKWAILAILLGIALLFCILFTLVCGGTGAAKQPKVFPDDLAQQNLIVSNTEAPGDDKICSTNGFTTHTAGCSAQGICGTMGSGVKNGGQETIEMVKGGHQTMDSCRGTGHHHTLDSCRGGPVEVDNCRYTYSEWHNYTQPRLGEESIRGHTLIKN from the exons ATGGCGTCCGCCCGCCCCGCACGCTCCCGGAGCGGAGCCCAGTGCTGGCAACTGCTGCTGACCCTCTCG ATCTTAACATTTGCCTGTGACGCCTGCAAAAAAGTCATACTACATGTTCCCTCCCAACTAGATGCTGAGAAATTTGTTGGTAGAg TTAACCTGAAGGAGTGCTTTAAATCTGCAAATCTAATTCATTCAAGTGATCCTGATTTCCAAATTTTAGAAGACGGTTCCATCTATGCAACAAATGCCATTCTTTTGTCGTCTGAGGAGAGAAGTTTTACCATATTACTTTACAACACTGAGAACCATGAAGAAAGGAAGCTGCATGTTCTTTTACAGCATCAAACAAAG AAGAGGCATTCTAAAGAAAAAGTTCTAAGACGTGCCAAGAGAAGATGGGCTCCTATTCCTTGTTCAATGCAGGAGAATTCCTTGGGTCCTTTCCCACTTTTTCTTCAACAG ATTCAATCTGACACTGCACAAAACTACACTATATTCTATTCCATAAGAGGACCTGGGGTGGATCGAGAGCCTATGAATTTGTTTTATGTGGAGAGAGATACTGGAAACCTGTATTGTACTCGTCCTGTAGATCGTGAGGAGTATGAATCCTTTGAG CTAATTGCCTTTGCCACAACTCCAGATGGATATACTCCAGAGCTTCCCCTGCCCTTGTTAATAAGAATTGAGGATGAAAATGATAACTATCCAATTTTTACAGAAACAACTTATGTTTTTACAGTTTCTGAAAATTGCAGAGTTG GTTCTACCGTGGGACAGGTATGTGCGACGGACAAAGATGAACCTGACACGATGCACACGCGTCTCAAGTACTCCATCATCGAGCAGTTGCCAGCATACCCCACACTCTTTTCCATGCATCCAACTACAGGCGTTATCACCACGTCCTCATCTCAGCTAGACAGAGAG ctAATTGATAAAtaccagttaaaaataaaagtacaagaCATGGGTGGTCAGTATTTCGGTTTGCAGACAACTTCAACTTGCATCATAAATATTGGAGATGCAAATGACAACTTGCCAACTTTTACCCGTACTTCT tatGTGACGTCAGTGGAAGAAAATACAGTTGATGTGGAAATCTTACGTGTTACTGTGGAGGATAAGGACTTAATGAATACTGCTAATTGGAGAGCGAATTATACCATTTTAAAGGGCAAtgaaaatgggaattttaaaatagtaacagaCCCCAAAACCAATGAAGGAGTTCTGTGTGTGGTTAAG CCACTGAATTATGAAGAAAGAGAACAGGTGAATCTACAGATTGGGGTTGTTAATGAAGCTCCGTATTCTAAAGAGGCGAGTTCACAATCCATCATGAGCACGGCGACAGTTACTGTTAATGTAAAAAATCAGGACGAGGGCCCTGAGTGTAGCCCTTTGGTGCAAACCgttcaaattaaagaaaatgtgcCAGTGGGAACAAAGAGCCGTGGATATAAAGCATATGACCCCGAAACAAGAAGTAGCAGTGGCATAAG GTATAAGAAATTAACTGATCCAAAAGGATGGGTCACTATTAATGAAAACGAAGGATCAATCACAGTTTTCAGAAACCTGGACAGAGAGGCGGAAAGTGTCCAAGGTGGCATATATAATATCACAATTCTTGCATCAGACAAAG ATGGGAGAACCTGTACTGGAACACTGGGAATTATACTTGAAGATGTGAACGATAATGGCCCTGTGATACCCAAACGGACAGTAGTAATCTGCAAACCCGTCCTGGCGTCTGCGGATATCGTTGCCGTTGATCCCGACGAGCCTGCGAACGGCCCGCCCTTTGACTTCAGTTTGGACAGCGATGCTGATTCAGACATAGAAAGAAAGTGgagattgaaaaaaattaacG atacGGCTGCTCGTCTTTTCTTTCAGGAGGACCTTCCATTTGGAACATATCAAGTACCTGTCAGAGTCACAGACAGACATGGTGTGTCGCTCATTACTCCACTAACTGTTAAGTTATGTGACTGTGTTACTGAAAATGACTGCACGCTTCGCACAGACCCGAGGATCGGCCACGGAGAAGTGAGACTCGGAAAGTGGGCCATCCTCGCCATATTGTTGGGCATAGCCTTGCTCTTTT GTATCCTGTTTACCTTAGTCTGTGGGGGTACTGGGGCAGCTAAGCAGCCCAAAGTATTTCCTGATGATTTAGCCCAGCAGAACCTCATTGTGTCAAACACGGAAGCTCCAGGAGATGACAAAATA TGTTCCACCAATGGTTTCACAACGCATACTGCGGGCTGTTCGGCTCAGGGAATTTGTGGTACCATGGGATCAGGAGTGAAAAATGGAGGGCAGGAGACCATTGAAATGGTGAAAGGCGGACACCAGACCATGGATTCGTGCCGGGGAACTGGGCACCATCACACCCTGGATTCCTGCCGGGGAGGACCGGTGGAGGTGGACAACTGCCGATATACCTACTCCGAGTGGCATAATTACACTCAGCCTCGTCTTGGTGAA GAATCCATTAGAGGACACACtctgattaaaaattaa
- the DSC2 gene encoding desmocollin-2 isoform X1: MASARPARSRSGAQCWQLLLTLSILTFACDACKKVILHVPSQLDAEKFVGRVNLKECFKSANLIHSSDPDFQILEDGSIYATNAILLSSEERSFTILLYNTENHEERKLHVLLQHQTKVLKKRHSKEKVLRRAKRRWAPIPCSMQENSLGPFPLFLQQIQSDTAQNYTIFYSIRGPGVDREPMNLFYVERDTGNLYCTRPVDREEYESFELIAFATTPDGYTPELPLPLLIRIEDENDNYPIFTETTYVFTVSENCRVGSTVGQVCATDKDEPDTMHTRLKYSIIEQLPAYPTLFSMHPTTGVITTSSSQLDRELIDKYQLKIKVQDMGGQYFGLQTTSTCIINIGDANDNLPTFTRTSYVTSVEENTVDVEILRVTVEDKDLMNTANWRANYTILKGNENGNFKIVTDPKTNEGVLCVVKPLNYEEREQVNLQIGVVNEAPYSKEASSQSIMSTATVTVNVKNQDEGPECSPLVQTVQIKENVPVGTKSRGYKAYDPETRSSSGIRYKKLTDPKGWVTINENEGSITVFRNLDREAESVQGGIYNITILASDKDGRTCTGTLGIILEDVNDNGPVIPKRTVVICKPVLASADIVAVDPDEPANGPPFDFSLDSDADSDIERKWRLKKINDTAARLFFQEDLPFGTYQVPVRVTDRHGVSLITPLTVKLCDCVTENDCTLRTDPRIGHGEVRLGKWAILAILLGIALLFCILFTLVCGGTGAAKQPKVFPDDLAQQNLIVSNTEAPGDDKICSTNGFTTHTAGCSAQGICGTMGSGVKNGGQETIEMVKGGHQTMDSCRGTGHHHTLDSCRGGPVEVDNCRYTYSEWHNYTQPRLGEKVQLCNQDDKHGHAQDYVLTYNYEGKGSVAGSIGCCSERQEEDGLEFLDHLEPKFRTLAEACIKR, encoded by the exons ATGGCGTCCGCCCGCCCCGCACGCTCCCGGAGCGGAGCCCAGTGCTGGCAACTGCTGCTGACCCTCTCG ATCTTAACATTTGCCTGTGACGCCTGCAAAAAAGTCATACTACATGTTCCCTCCCAACTAGATGCTGAGAAATTTGTTGGTAGAg TTAACCTGAAGGAGTGCTTTAAATCTGCAAATCTAATTCATTCAAGTGATCCTGATTTCCAAATTTTAGAAGACGGTTCCATCTATGCAACAAATGCCATTCTTTTGTCGTCTGAGGAGAGAAGTTTTACCATATTACTTTACAACACTGAGAACCATGAAGAAAGGAAGCTGCATGTTCTTTTACAGCATCAAACAAAG GTATTAAAGAAGAGGCATTCTAAAGAAAAAGTTCTAAGACGTGCCAAGAGAAGATGGGCTCCTATTCCTTGTTCAATGCAGGAGAATTCCTTGGGTCCTTTCCCACTTTTTCTTCAACAG ATTCAATCTGACACTGCACAAAACTACACTATATTCTATTCCATAAGAGGACCTGGGGTGGATCGAGAGCCTATGAATTTGTTTTATGTGGAGAGAGATACTGGAAACCTGTATTGTACTCGTCCTGTAGATCGTGAGGAGTATGAATCCTTTGAG CTAATTGCCTTTGCCACAACTCCAGATGGATATACTCCAGAGCTTCCCCTGCCCTTGTTAATAAGAATTGAGGATGAAAATGATAACTATCCAATTTTTACAGAAACAACTTATGTTTTTACAGTTTCTGAAAATTGCAGAGTTG GTTCTACCGTGGGACAGGTATGTGCGACGGACAAAGATGAACCTGACACGATGCACACGCGTCTCAAGTACTCCATCATCGAGCAGTTGCCAGCATACCCCACACTCTTTTCCATGCATCCAACTACAGGCGTTATCACCACGTCCTCATCTCAGCTAGACAGAGAG ctAATTGATAAAtaccagttaaaaataaaagtacaagaCATGGGTGGTCAGTATTTCGGTTTGCAGACAACTTCAACTTGCATCATAAATATTGGAGATGCAAATGACAACTTGCCAACTTTTACCCGTACTTCT tatGTGACGTCAGTGGAAGAAAATACAGTTGATGTGGAAATCTTACGTGTTACTGTGGAGGATAAGGACTTAATGAATACTGCTAATTGGAGAGCGAATTATACCATTTTAAAGGGCAAtgaaaatgggaattttaaaatagtaacagaCCCCAAAACCAATGAAGGAGTTCTGTGTGTGGTTAAG CCACTGAATTATGAAGAAAGAGAACAGGTGAATCTACAGATTGGGGTTGTTAATGAAGCTCCGTATTCTAAAGAGGCGAGTTCACAATCCATCATGAGCACGGCGACAGTTACTGTTAATGTAAAAAATCAGGACGAGGGCCCTGAGTGTAGCCCTTTGGTGCAAACCgttcaaattaaagaaaatgtgcCAGTGGGAACAAAGAGCCGTGGATATAAAGCATATGACCCCGAAACAAGAAGTAGCAGTGGCATAAG GTATAAGAAATTAACTGATCCAAAAGGATGGGTCACTATTAATGAAAACGAAGGATCAATCACAGTTTTCAGAAACCTGGACAGAGAGGCGGAAAGTGTCCAAGGTGGCATATATAATATCACAATTCTTGCATCAGACAAAG ATGGGAGAACCTGTACTGGAACACTGGGAATTATACTTGAAGATGTGAACGATAATGGCCCTGTGATACCCAAACGGACAGTAGTAATCTGCAAACCCGTCCTGGCGTCTGCGGATATCGTTGCCGTTGATCCCGACGAGCCTGCGAACGGCCCGCCCTTTGACTTCAGTTTGGACAGCGATGCTGATTCAGACATAGAAAGAAAGTGgagattgaaaaaaattaacG atacGGCTGCTCGTCTTTTCTTTCAGGAGGACCTTCCATTTGGAACATATCAAGTACCTGTCAGAGTCACAGACAGACATGGTGTGTCGCTCATTACTCCACTAACTGTTAAGTTATGTGACTGTGTTACTGAAAATGACTGCACGCTTCGCACAGACCCGAGGATCGGCCACGGAGAAGTGAGACTCGGAAAGTGGGCCATCCTCGCCATATTGTTGGGCATAGCCTTGCTCTTTT GTATCCTGTTTACCTTAGTCTGTGGGGGTACTGGGGCAGCTAAGCAGCCCAAAGTATTTCCTGATGATTTAGCCCAGCAGAACCTCATTGTGTCAAACACGGAAGCTCCAGGAGATGACAAAATA TGTTCCACCAATGGTTTCACAACGCATACTGCGGGCTGTTCGGCTCAGGGAATTTGTGGTACCATGGGATCAGGAGTGAAAAATGGAGGGCAGGAGACCATTGAAATGGTGAAAGGCGGACACCAGACCATGGATTCGTGCCGGGGAACTGGGCACCATCACACCCTGGATTCCTGCCGGGGAGGACCGGTGGAGGTGGACAACTGCCGATATACCTACTCCGAGTGGCATAATTACACTCAGCCTCGTCTTGGTGAA AAGGTGCAACTGTGTAATCAGGATGACAAGCATGGACATGCTCAAGACTATGTCCTTACGTATAACTACGAAGGCAAAGGATCGGTGGCTGGTTCTATAGGTTGTTGCAGTGAACGACAAGAAGAGGATGGGCTTGAGTTTTTGGATCATTTGGAACCCAAGTTTAGGACACTAGCAGAAGCATGCATAAAGAGATGA